One Halarcobacter ebronensis genomic window carries:
- a CDS encoding Fic/DOC family protein, with protein sequence MASKYQLKDNSFYYEGTDIPKNKFDIRNSELIHEIEKELIEDAYNIFYEELTEKTLFDENYFISLHKRTFESLYEWAGAYRDFNMAKGESRFCQGSFVESSSKKIFEELKNDNYLKDYENKSKQEFAKKIAYYKCEINALHPFYELNGRITRMFFDMIVAYNGYRFIDYSTVTPKQYIDCAIECVQYADESGFEKIIFNGLNKLNL encoded by the coding sequence ATGGCATCAAAGTATCAGCTAAAAGATAACTCTTTTTACTATGAAGGTACTGATATACCTAAAAACAAGTTTGATATTAGAAATAGTGAACTTATCCATGAAATAGAAAAAGAGCTTATAGAAGATGCTTATAATATTTTTTATGAAGAATTAACAGAAAAAACACTTTTTGATGAAAACTATTTTATATCTTTACATAAAAGAACTTTTGAATCCTTATATGAGTGGGCAGGGGCTTATAGAGATTTTAATATGGCAAAAGGTGAAAGTAGATTTTGTCAAGGCTCTTTTGTAGAAAGTTCATCAAAAAAGATATTTGAAGAACTTAAAAATGATAACTACTTAAAAGATTATGAAAATAAATCCAAACAAGAGTTTGCTAAAAAAATAGCTTATTATAAGTGTGAAATAAATGCATTACACCCATTTTATGAACTAAATGGAAGAATTACAAGAATGTTTTTTGATATGATTGTTGCATACAATGGATATAGATTTATAGATTATTCGACCGTAACACCAAAACAATATATTGATTGTGCTATTGAGTGTGTTCAATATGCAGATGAATCTGGATTTGAAAAAATAATTTTTAATGGGTTAAATAAACTTAATTTGTAA
- the carB gene encoding carbamoyl-phosphate synthase large subunit, translating into MPKREDIKSILLIGSGPIIIGQACEFDYSGTQATKTLKELGYRVVLINSNPATIMTDPEFADKTYIEPITEEVVAKIIEKENIDAILPTMGGQTALNVATSMYEKGMLEGVKFLGAHPDAIKKGEDRHLFNEAMIKIGMDLPKSANAYTVEEAMRVAKEIGFPVISRASFTLAGGGSGVAYNMEEFEALAKAGIEASPINEIEIMESMLGWKEYEMEVIRDRKDNCIIVCSIENLDPMGVHTGDSVTIAPALTLTDKEYQEMRNASFAILREIGVDTGGSNVQFAINPETGRMIVIEMNPRVSRSSALASKATGYPIAKIATLLAVGFTLDEITNDITGTAASFEPVIDYIVTKVPRFTFEKFPKADSTLTTGMKSVGEAMAIGRTFNESIQKALCSMETGIVGFDPICTNIDKIKAEIRRPNADRLRYLMDGMRHGLTNEEIFELCAIDPWFLSKFREIYELEKSIDESILTDEIKMRKIKSNGFSDKMIAKLIGKKENDIYEARKVLGVDFEYNEVDTCSAEFKALTPYLYSTTNITKGLPTRKTETDKKVLIIGGGPNRIGQGIEFDYCCVHASFALNEMGVKTIMYNCNPETVSTDYDTSDILYFEPIDFEHVRSVIEKENPDGVIVHFGGQTPLKLANALTEAGAKIIGTTAATIDLAEDREKFSSFVTKAGLLQPDNGTAVEVEEAIAIAERIGYPVLVRPSFVLGGRGMRIVYTTSELKQYMDEAVSVSNDAPVLIDKFLDRAIELDVDCICDGKEVYIGGIMQHIEEAGVHSGDSACSLPPVSISDELIKELEVKTKNMALGLGVVGLMNTQYAIHKGQIYLIEVNPRASRTVPFVSKATGMPLAKVATRVMWGESLRNALDTYNADLVWEDNGVLKPILKDHIAVKEAVFPFTKLSGSDMILTPEMKSTGEVMGISESFGISYAKSQSAAKNDLPLEGKVFISLCDLDKEFAAQIAKGLVDQGFKVVATGGTYKVIKDAGIECEKVLKISEGRPNITDSITNGEIALAFNTSDNKESSKDDGKNIRRAVLKGGIPYVTTAAAALACVEAMKALKQKNGVGVKSIQEFLND; encoded by the coding sequence ATGCCAAAAAGAGAAGACATAAAATCTATTTTACTTATTGGTTCGGGGCCAATTATTATTGGGCAAGCCTGCGAATTTGACTATTCTGGAACACAAGCAACAAAGACATTAAAAGAGTTAGGGTATAGAGTAGTTTTAATCAACTCAAATCCAGCTACTATTATGACTGATCCAGAGTTTGCAGACAAGACATATATTGAGCCTATTACAGAAGAGGTTGTTGCAAAGATAATTGAAAAAGAGAATATTGATGCTATTTTACCAACAATGGGAGGACAAACAGCACTTAATGTTGCAACTTCAATGTACGAAAAAGGGATGTTAGAGGGAGTTAAATTCTTAGGAGCTCATCCTGATGCAATTAAAAAAGGTGAAGATAGACATCTTTTTAATGAAGCGATGATAAAAATTGGTATGGATTTACCAAAAAGTGCAAATGCATATACGGTAGAGGAGGCAATGAGAGTTGCAAAAGAGATTGGTTTCCCAGTTATCTCAAGAGCTTCTTTTACTCTAGCAGGTGGTGGTTCTGGTGTTGCATACAATATGGAAGAGTTTGAAGCTTTAGCAAAAGCTGGTATTGAAGCATCTCCAATTAATGAAATTGAAATTATGGAGTCAATGCTAGGATGGAAAGAGTACGAAATGGAGGTTATCAGAGATAGAAAAGATAACTGTATTATCGTATGTTCTATTGAAAACCTTGATCCAATGGGAGTTCACACAGGTGACTCTGTAACAATAGCACCTGCACTTACTCTTACAGATAAAGAGTATCAAGAGATGAGAAATGCTTCATTTGCCATTTTAAGAGAGATTGGTGTTGATACAGGAGGTTCAAATGTTCAGTTTGCAATCAATCCAGAAACTGGAAGAATGATTGTAATTGAGATGAATCCAAGGGTTTCAAGATCTTCAGCTCTTGCATCTAAAGCAACAGGTTATCCTATTGCAAAAATAGCAACACTTCTTGCTGTTGGTTTTACTTTAGATGAAATCACAAATGATATTACAGGAACTGCTGCATCTTTTGAGCCAGTTATTGACTATATTGTTACTAAAGTTCCAAGATTTACTTTTGAAAAATTTCCAAAAGCTGACTCAACACTTACAACAGGTATGAAATCTGTTGGTGAAGCTATGGCTATTGGTAGAACATTTAATGAGTCTATTCAAAAAGCACTTTGTTCTATGGAGACAGGAATTGTAGGATTTGATCCAATCTGTACAAATATTGACAAAATCAAAGCTGAGATTAGAAGACCAAATGCTGATAGATTAAGATACTTAATGGATGGTATGAGACATGGTTTAACAAATGAAGAGATTTTTGAATTATGTGCTATTGATCCTTGGTTCTTATCGAAATTTAGAGAGATTTATGAATTAGAAAAATCTATTGATGAATCTATTTTAACAGATGAAATCAAAATGAGAAAAATCAAATCAAATGGTTTCTCAGATAAGATGATTGCAAAACTTATAGGAAAAAAAGAGAATGATATCTATGAAGCTAGAAAAGTTTTAGGTGTTGATTTTGAATACAATGAAGTTGATACTTGTTCAGCTGAGTTCAAAGCTTTAACACCATATCTTTACTCAACTACAAATATCACAAAAGGTCTTCCAACTAGAAAAACTGAAACAGATAAAAAAGTTTTAATCATTGGTGGAGGACCAAACAGAATTGGTCAAGGTATTGAGTTTGACTACTGTTGTGTTCATGCCTCTTTTGCACTAAATGAGATGGGTGTAAAAACAATTATGTACAACTGTAACCCTGAAACGGTATCAACAGATTATGATACTTCAGATATTCTATATTTTGAACCTATTGATTTTGAACACGTTAGAAGTGTTATTGAAAAAGAGAATCCAGATGGTGTTATTGTTCACTTTGGTGGACAAACTCCTCTTAAACTTGCAAATGCACTAACAGAAGCAGGAGCAAAAATTATAGGAACTACAGCTGCAACAATTGATTTAGCAGAGGATAGAGAGAAGTTCTCAAGCTTTGTTACAAAAGCTGGACTTTTACAGCCAGATAATGGAACAGCAGTTGAAGTTGAAGAGGCAATAGCAATAGCTGAAAGAATTGGTTATCCAGTTTTAGTTCGACCATCTTTTGTACTTGGTGGAAGAGGTATGAGAATTGTTTATACAACTTCTGAGTTAAAACAGTATATGGATGAAGCAGTTTCAGTATCAAATGATGCACCAGTACTTATTGATAAATTCCTTGATAGAGCAATTGAACTTGATGTTGATTGTATTTGTGATGGAAAAGAGGTTTATATTGGTGGAATTATGCAACATATTGAAGAAGCAGGGGTTCACTCAGGAGATTCAGCTTGTTCTTTACCACCTGTATCAATTAGCGATGAGTTAATCAAAGAGCTTGAAGTAAAAACAAAAAATATGGCTTTAGGTCTTGGGGTTGTTGGTCTTATGAATACACAATATGCTATTCATAAAGGTCAAATCTATCTAATTGAGGTAAATCCAAGAGCATCTAGAACTGTTCCTTTTGTATCTAAAGCAACAGGTATGCCATTGGCAAAAGTTGCAACTAGAGTTATGTGGGGAGAGAGTTTAAGAAATGCTCTTGATACATATAATGCTGATTTAGTATGGGAAGATAATGGAGTATTAAAACCTATTTTAAAAGATCATATTGCAGTTAAAGAGGCAGTATTTCCTTTTACAAAACTAAGCGGGTCTGATATGATATTAACTCCTGAGATGAAATCAACTGGTGAAGTTATGGGTATCTCTGAGAGTTTTGGAATCTCATATGCAAAATCTCAAAGTGCAGCTAAAAATGACCTTCCACTTGAAGGAAAAGTATTTATCTCTCTTTGTGATTTAGATAAAGAGTTTGCAGCTCAAATAGCAAAAGGTTTAGTTGACCAAGGTTTCAAAGTGGTAGCTACTGGTGGAACATACAAGGTTATAAAAGATGCTGGAATTGAGTGTGAAAAAGTTCTTAAAATAAGTGAAGGTAGACCAAATATTACTGACTCAATCACTAATGGTGAGATTGCACTTGCTTTTAATACAAGTGATAATAAAGAGTCATCAAAAGATGATGGTAAAAATATTAGAAGAGCAGTGTTAAAAGGTGGAATCCCTTATGTTACAACAGCAGCAGCTGCTTTAGCTTGTGTTGAAGCTATGAAAGCTTTAAAACAAAAAAATGGAGTAGGTGTTAAATCTATCCAAGAGTTTTTAAATGACTAA
- a CDS encoding addiction module antidote protein, protein MIKDFDISNYLDSKEIIAEYLSQVLQDGDMDELLNAIGYIAKAKGMTEISKDTGLGRESLYKTFAKGSKPKFETVLKVLNSLGIKLQAVA, encoded by the coding sequence ATGATAAAAGATTTTGATATCTCTAACTATTTGGATTCAAAAGAGATTATTGCAGAGTATTTATCACAAGTTTTACAAGATGGTGATATGGATGAACTTCTAAATGCCATAGGATATATTGCAAAAGCAAAAGGAATGACTGAAATATCAAAAGATACAGGACTGGGTAGGGAGAGTCTATATAAAACATTTGCAAAGGGTTCAAAGCCAAAATTTGAAACAGTACTAAAGGTTCTAAACTCTTTAGGAATAAAACTCCAAGCCGTGGCTTAA
- the rhuM gene encoding RhuM family protein: MENQNILIYKNQNGNIKVDVRFEDESIWLSQSQICELYGKAKSTISEHIKAIFEDEELDRNSVVRNFRTTANDGKNYSVEYYNLDVIIALGFKVRSNTGTKFRIWANQKLKEYITKGFVLDDDRFKNGNQMSYFDELQNRLREIRLSEKFFYQKIKDIYMTSIDYNPKDEKTVEFFKIVQNKLLWAVSSQTAAELVHNRVDITKPLLGMSSYDGENKNITKKDVSVAKNYLNEEEIKLLGLLVEQYLAFAETMANQQTPMYMKDWIERLDLILSMNGRELLKNAGKISHHIAKEKSELEYKKYKENKKQVEKVQSLKELEEDIKKLK; this comes from the coding sequence ATGGAAAATCAAAACATCTTAATCTACAAAAACCAAAATGGAAATATCAAAGTTGATGTAAGATTTGAAGATGAATCTATATGGCTAAGTCAATCCCAAATATGTGAGCTGTATGGCAAGGCTAAATCAACCATAAGTGAGCATATAAAAGCTATTTTTGAAGATGAAGAGTTAGATAGAAATTCAGTTGTTCGGAATTTCCGAACAACTGCAAATGATGGTAAAAACTACAGTGTTGAGTATTATAACTTGGATGTTATTATAGCTTTAGGTTTTAAAGTTCGTTCAAACACTGGTACAAAGTTTAGAATCTGGGCAAATCAAAAGCTAAAAGAGTACATCACAAAAGGTTTTGTTCTAGATGATGATAGATTTAAAAATGGCAATCAAATGTCATATTTTGATGAGCTTCAAAATCGTCTTAGAGAGATACGACTTAGTGAGAAGTTTTTTTATCAAAAAATCAAAGATATCTATATGACAAGTATAGATTATAATCCAAAAGATGAAAAAACAGTAGAGTTTTTCAAAATAGTTCAAAACAAACTTTTATGGGCAGTATCTTCTCAAACAGCAGCCGAACTTGTACACAATCGTGTAGATATAACAAAACCACTTTTAGGTATGAGCTCATATGATGGTGAAAATAAAAATATCACAAAAAAAGATGTAAGTGTTGCAAAAAACTATTTAAATGAAGAGGAGATAAAACTTCTAGGACTTTTGGTAGAACAATACTTAGCTTTTGCAGAAACGATGGCAAATCAGCAAACACCTATGTATATGAAAGATTGGATTGAAAGACTTGATTTGATTTTATCTATGAATGGAAGAGAACTTTTGAAAAATGCTGGTAAAATATCTCATCATATAGCAAAAGAAAAAAGTGAATTAGAGTATAAAAAATATAAAGAAAACAAAAAACAAGTAGAAAAAGTACAAAGTCTAAAAGAGTTAGAAGAGGATATAAAAAAACTAAAATAG
- a CDS encoding type I restriction endonuclease subunit R, with protein sequence MASLETVDTSERGFQKLILKELTQSQDYELSFSSDFDKSLCINQEHLFRFLKQTQEDIYEMILSKGKQAFLNRVDKKIQKEGIVNTLKKGVKYFDKTVKLFYSKPVSKLNEKDNKNYDENIFSVCEELIYTTEHKNRIDLVIFLNGFPIITFELKNAFTKQAVKDAIRQYQNDRDPKDKIFNFKRCFLHLAMDTDSVYMCTKLSGRKTFFLPFNKGLNDGKPFEPFGAGNPESEDGIKTSYIYNEILQKNSLSNIVDKFVKLIDEEDEDTKKVTQKLIFPRYHQLMAVRNLLKDVKDNGIGKRYLIQHSAGSGKSNSISWLAHQLVALHNSEDENIFNSIIIVTDRTVLDKQLRNNVISFAENPKVVGAIMENGGDSKTNQLQTALANKKKIIISTIQTFPYVLKQMDSITDGKFAIIIDEAHSSQSGETSKSLNAVLSDVNLEEIKDEFGEIDNEKLISALIQNRKMLSNASYFAFTATPKNKTLEIFGEKKEDGGFYAFHTYSMKQAIQEEFILDVLGNYTTYQSFYKLVKAVQNNPTFNTKEAQKKLRSYVEAHEYSIKQKARIMIDHFLSEVRTLINGKAKAMVVTKSIESAIKYKQAFDEYLIELKMPCKAIVAFSGKKTYKGIDYTENSMNSFEDGNNNIPKQFKKNEFRFLIVANKYQTGFDEPLLHTMYVDKKLDGVQAIQTLSRLNRAKKPYKKDTFVLDFFNKTEDIKEAFKNYYSTTVLSEETDVNKLNDLQDDLENTHVYEEQDLDELFSVYYGKEQDRGALEKIINKSVTYFDDELSLKEKVEFKSNAKSFLRTYSYLSKVIDFENQTWEKMWLYLKLLVTKLKIDDDKEEDENILEAIDMDSYKLIDEGTKKIALDDSIGVIEPVPVSIGGGLNEEELDTLDNILKAFNDRFGNIPWDNPDKVQEVLVKEIPNELRNNTAVIETIANSSRDNAKDASDKKVKEIMQTFIRANTEIFKIYMNNEGSFQNRYNEYIFDILLEEAKRYANNKKYNYNQLVAQPKPEYN encoded by the coding sequence ATGGCAAGTTTAGAAACAGTTGATACAAGTGAAAGAGGATTTCAAAAACTTATTTTAAAAGAGCTTACCCAAAGTCAAGACTATGAACTCTCATTTAGTAGTGATTTTGATAAAAGTTTATGTATAAATCAAGAGCATCTTTTTAGGTTTTTAAAACAAACCCAAGAAGATATATATGAGATGATACTCTCAAAAGGCAAACAAGCTTTTTTAAATAGAGTTGATAAAAAAATCCAAAAAGAAGGTATCGTAAACACTTTAAAAAAAGGTGTAAAATACTTTGATAAAACTGTAAAACTCTTCTATTCAAAACCTGTTAGTAAACTAAATGAAAAAGACAATAAAAACTATGATGAAAATATCTTTAGTGTATGTGAAGAGTTGATTTATACTACTGAACATAAAAACAGAATTGATTTAGTGATTTTTCTAAATGGTTTTCCTATTATAACCTTTGAACTTAAAAACGCTTTTACAAAACAAGCTGTGAAAGATGCCATAAGACAATATCAAAACGATAGAGACCCAAAAGATAAGATTTTTAATTTTAAGAGATGTTTTTTACATCTTGCTATGGATACAGATAGTGTTTATATGTGTACTAAACTCTCTGGTAGAAAAACATTTTTCTTACCCTTTAATAAAGGGCTTAATGATGGAAAACCATTTGAACCTTTTGGAGCAGGAAATCCTGAAAGTGAAGATGGGATTAAAACAAGTTATATTTACAATGAAATCTTACAAAAAAATAGTTTATCAAATATTGTAGATAAGTTTGTAAAACTAATCGATGAAGAGGATGAAGATACAAAAAAAGTAACTCAAAAACTAATCTTCCCAAGATACCACCAACTAATGGCAGTAAGAAATCTTTTAAAAGATGTAAAAGATAACGGAATAGGAAAAAGATATCTTATCCAACACAGTGCAGGAAGTGGAAAAAGTAACTCTATATCTTGGTTGGCTCATCAGTTAGTAGCACTTCATAATAGTGAAGATGAAAATATTTTTAATAGTATTATCATAGTTACTGATAGAACAGTTTTAGATAAACAACTAAGAAACAATGTCATAAGCTTCGCAGAAAATCCAAAAGTAGTAGGTGCTATTATGGAAAATGGTGGAGATAGTAAAACAAATCAACTTCAAACAGCTTTGGCAAATAAGAAGAAAATAATTATCTCTACTATACAAACTTTTCCATATGTATTAAAACAAATGGATAGTATAACAGATGGAAAATTTGCAATTATTATAGATGAAGCACACTCTTCACAAAGTGGAGAGACTAGCAAAAGTTTAAATGCAGTGTTATCAGATGTAAACTTAGAAGAGATAAAAGATGAGTTTGGAGAGATAGACAATGAAAAGTTAATCTCTGCACTTATTCAAAATAGAAAAATGCTTTCAAACGCTTCATATTTTGCTTTTACTGCAACACCAAAAAATAAAACATTGGAAATATTTGGTGAGAAAAAAGAGGATGGAGGCTTTTATGCTTTTCATACATACTCTATGAAACAAGCCATACAAGAAGAGTTTATTTTAGATGTATTAGGAAACTATACAACATACCAAAGCTTTTATAAGCTTGTAAAAGCAGTACAAAACAACCCAACATTTAATACCAAAGAGGCACAAAAAAAACTACGAAGTTATGTAGAAGCACATGAATACTCTATCAAACAAAAAGCTAGAATTATGATTGACCATTTTTTAAGTGAAGTAAGAACTTTAATAAATGGAAAAGCAAAAGCAATGGTAGTAACAAAAAGCATAGAATCTGCTATAAAATACAAACAAGCTTTTGATGAGTATTTAATTGAGTTAAAAATGCCTTGTAAAGCAATAGTTGCATTCTCAGGAAAGAAAACATATAAAGGTATAGATTACACAGAAAACTCGATGAACAGTTTTGAAGATGGTAATAACAATATCCCAAAACAGTTTAAGAAAAATGAGTTTAGATTTTTGATTGTTGCAAATAAATATCAAACAGGCTTTGATGAACCACTTTTACATACAATGTATGTGGATAAAAAACTAGATGGAGTACAAGCTATACAAACTCTATCAAGACTAAATAGAGCTAAAAAACCATATAAGAAAGATACTTTTGTATTGGACTTCTTTAATAAAACAGAAGATATAAAAGAGGCTTTTAAAAACTATTATTCAACCACAGTATTAAGTGAAGAAACAGATGTAAATAAACTAAATGATTTGCAAGATGATTTAGAAAATACACATGTTTATGAAGAACAAGATTTAGATGAATTATTTAGTGTCTATTATGGAAAAGAACAAGATAGAGGTGCTTTAGAAAAGATAATCAATAAATCAGTTACTTATTTTGATGATGAGTTATCACTAAAAGAAAAAGTTGAATTTAAAAGCAATGCTAAATCATTTTTAAGAACTTATAGTTATCTATCTAAAGTTATAGATTTTGAAAACCAAACTTGGGAAAAGATGTGGTTATATCTCAAACTATTGGTTACAAAGTTAAAAATAGATGATGATAAAGAAGAAGATGAGAATATTCTAGAAGCTATTGATATGGATAGTTATAAGCTAATTGATGAAGGAACAAAAAAAATAGCTTTAGATGATAGCATAGGAGTTATAGAACCAGTTCCTGTAAGTATTGGTGGTGGATTAAATGAAGAAGAATTAGATACATTAGACAATATTCTAAAAGCCTTTAATGATAGGTTTGGGAATATCCCTTGGGATAATCCTGACAAGGTACAAGAAGTATTAGTAAAAGAGATACCAAATGAACTAAGAAATAATACTGCAGTAATTGAAACAATTGCAAATAGTTCAAGGGATAATGCAAAAGATGCAAGTGATAAAAAAGTAAAAGAGATAATGCAAACTTTTATACGAGCAAATACAGAGATATTTAAAATATACATGAACAATGAAGGTAGTTTTCAAAATAGATATAATGAATATATATTTGATATTTTGCTAGAAGAAGCTAAAAGATATGCAAATAATAAAAAATATAATTATAACCAATTAGTAGCCCAACCTAAACCAGAGTATAATTAA
- a CDS encoding HesA/MoeB/ThiF family protein, with the protein MHEFFNRQIKLWGEQTQDSLQDKKVAIIGSGGLGCSLGIALGASGIGEFILVDFDEVGVHNIHRQIGFKVGDDGKYKADVLKELMESRCPYTKVTAYKESFQDFAKRDLTFDLIIDATDNLPTRAAINEYCINKNQPWIYGTVEEFHGQVCFFEKASYEAIFVVNDRKPNGIACPIVMHIASLQANLAIRHLTGLPVKKDILYYLSFTDEGVLESKRFKLPTK; encoded by the coding sequence ATGCATGAATTTTTCAACAGACAGATAAAACTTTGGGGTGAGCAGACGCAAGATTCATTACAAGATAAAAAAGTAGCAATTATAGGAAGTGGTGGTTTAGGGTGTTCTTTAGGTATTGCCCTTGGTGCTTCTGGAATTGGTGAGTTTATTTTAGTGGATTTTGATGAGGTTGGCGTTCACAATATTCACAGACAAATAGGTTTTAAAGTTGGTGATGATGGAAAATATAAAGCTGATGTGCTAAAAGAGCTTATGGAAAGTAGATGCCCTTATACAAAAGTTACAGCATATAAAGAGTCTTTCCAAGATTTTGCAAAAAGAGATTTGACTTTTGATTTAATCATTGATGCAACAGATAATCTTCCAACAAGAGCAGCCATAAATGAATATTGCATAAATAAAAATCAACCTTGGATTTATGGTACAGTTGAAGAGTTTCATGGGCAAGTTTGTTTTTTTGAAAAAGCCTCTTATGAAGCAATTTTTGTTGTAAATGATAGAAAACCAAATGGTATCGCTTGTCCTATTGTTATGCACATAGCTTCACTTCAAGCAAATCTAGCTATTAGACATCTAACTGGACTTCCAGTTAAAAAAGATATTTTATATTATCTTTCTTTTACAGATGAAGGTGTTTTAGAGAGCAAAAGATTTAAACTTCCAACTAAATAA
- a CDS encoding type II toxin-antitoxin system RelE/ParE family toxin has translation MTYKIRETEYFSKWLYKLKDIKAKVAILRRIERMKNGNFGDHKSLCDELSELRFTLGAGYRVYYTIRDKEIIILLLGGDKSTQAKDIEKAIKVLKELK, from the coding sequence ATGACATATAAGATTAGAGAGACTGAGTATTTTAGTAAATGGTTGTATAAACTAAAAGATATTAAAGCAAAAGTAGCTATTCTTCGTAGAATTGAAAGAATGAAGAATGGAAACTTTGGTGACCACAAAAGTTTATGTGATGAGCTTTCGGAGCTTAGATTTACACTTGGTGCAGGATATAGAGTATATTATACAATTAGAGATAAAGAGATAATTATACTTCTACTTGGTGGAGATAAGTCAACTCAAGCTAAAGATATAGAAAAAGCAATAAAAGTGCTAAAGGAGTTAAAATGA
- a CDS encoding restriction endonuclease subunit S encodes MIKYDSYKSSGIEWLGEIPSHWENKKIKYIFKIKKQIAGTVGFDVLSITQQGIKIKDIESGGGQLSMDYSKYQLVKKGDFAMNHMDLLTGYVDISKYDGVTSPDYRVFYLTEKESAPKYFLYLMQMGYQNKIFYAQGQGSSQLGRWRFASEEFNNFFLPLPPKNEQEAIANFLDEKLEQVDNYIFKQKELIELLKEKKNSLINQAVTKGLDPKVEYKESGIEWLGKIPKHWEVIKIKRLITYTVGGIWGNEKKLNSSDIICVRVADMDYNNFNFSDKNLTIRNILHNERNNRVLKKGDLIIEKSGGGEKTPVGRVVKFNLDYDAVCSNFMNKIKIIDKKIISNFLVLMFHILYINKIVIYSIKQTTGIQNLDINSYLSNLIPIPPKQEQQQIVEYIEKESSKIDKVISTKEDEIKLLDEYKQSLISSAVTGKIKVS; translated from the coding sequence ATGATAAAGTATGATTCATATAAATCAAGTGGCATAGAGTGGCTTGGCGAGATACCTAGTCATTGGGAAAATAAGAAAATAAAATATATATTTAAAATAAAAAAACAAATTGCAGGTACTGTAGGATTTGATGTCTTATCTATAACGCAACAAGGTATTAAAATTAAAGATATAGAAAGTGGTGGAGGACAACTTTCTATGGATTACTCTAAATATCAGTTAGTAAAAAAAGGCGATTTTGCAATGAATCACATGGACTTATTAACAGGTTATGTTGATATTTCAAAATATGATGGAGTAACAAGTCCTGATTATAGAGTTTTTTATTTAACTGAAAAAGAAAGTGCTCCAAAATATTTTTTATATTTAATGCAAATGGGATATCAAAATAAAATATTTTATGCTCAAGGACAAGGAAGTTCCCAACTTGGAAGATGGAGATTTGCTTCTGAAGAATTTAATAACTTTTTTTTACCTTTACCTCCAAAAAACGAGCAAGAGGCTATTGCCAATTTTTTAGATGAAAAACTAGAGCAGGTAGATAATTATATCTTTAAACAAAAAGAGTTAATAGAGCTTTTAAAAGAGAAAAAAAACTCACTTATAAACCAAGCAGTTACAAAAGGCTTAGACCCAAAGGTAGAGTATAAAGAGAGTGGTATAGAGTGGCTTGGAAAAATACCAAAACATTGGGAAGTAATAAAAATAAAAAGATTAATAACATATACTGTTGGTGGTATTTGGGGAAATGAAAAAAAGTTAAACTCATCTGATATTATATGTGTAAGAGTAGCAGATATGGATTATAATAATTTTAATTTTTCTGATAAAAATCTAACTATTAGAAATATTCTACATAATGAACGTAATAATAGAGTTTTGAAAAAAGGAGACTTGATAATAGAAAAATCTGGAGGTGGTGAAAAAACTCCAGTTGGTAGAGTAGTTAAATTTAATTTAGACTATGATGCAGTATGTTCAAATTTTATGAATAAAATTAAAATAATTGATAAAAAAATAATATCTAATTTTCTAGTTTTAATGTTTCATATTTTATATATCAATAAAATAGTAATTTATAGTATTAAACAAACAACAGGTATACAAAATTTGGATATAAATAGTTATTTATCTAATTTGATTCCAATTCCTCCAAAACAAGAACAACAACAAATAGTAGAATACATAGAAAAAGAGAGTTCAAAAATAGATAAAGTGATAAGCACAAAAGAGGATGAGATAAAATTACTAGATGAGTATAAACAAAGTCTTATAAGCAGTGCAGTTACTGGGAAAATAAAGGTATCTTAA